A single uncultured Fusobacterium sp. DNA region contains:
- the rplK gene encoding 50S ribosomal protein L11 — translation MAKEVIKLIKLQLPAGKANPAPPVGPALGAHGVNIMEFCKAFNAKTQDKSGWIIPVEISVYNDRSFTFILKTPPASDLLKKAAGIQTAAKNSKKEVAGQITTAKLREIAETKMPDLNAGSVEAAMRIIAGSARSMGIKVVD, via the coding sequence ATGGCAAAAGAAGTAATTAAATTAATAAAACTACAATTACCAGCAGGTAAAGCTAACCCAGCTCCACCAGTTGGACCAGCATTAGGAGCTCACGGAGTAAACATTATGGAATTCTGTAAAGCTTTCAATGCAAAAACTCAAGATAAATCAGGATGGATAATCCCAGTTGAAATTTCTGTTTACAACGACAGAAGCTTCACATTCATATTAAAAACTCCACCTGCATCAGACTTATTAAAGAAAGCAGCAGGAATTCAAACAGCAGCTAAAAACTCTAAAAAAGAAGTTGCTGGACAAATTACAACAGCTAAATTAAGAGAAATTGCTGAAACAAAAATGCCTGACTTAAACGCAGGATCTGTAGAAGCAGCTATGAGAATAATAGCTGGATCAGCAAGATCAATGGGAATAAAAGTAGTAGACTAA